The Denticeps clupeoides chromosome 10, fDenClu1.1, whole genome shotgun sequence DNA window CCTActgactttttgttttattgctatGGCTGTAGTATCTCAATAGGTGGGCAGGTAAGGGACTAGTTAAAAGTAGGGATGGACAGGCCTACAAAGCTCAGGTTCTCAAGGCTCAGCTCTGCCCACAGATTCTACTGAAAATATAGGCTTCTACTGGGTTTGTTCATCTCGTGTCtgaatattgtatatttatttccacaaaatgtataatttatagggcagattttttaaaaatggctgtGGAGCATACCTATTATCCCCACTTGACTATAATGATCAGGGTTATACACAAgctttttatgttgtttaaGGCATTGTGAGCATTTGCCTACATCAGTAGACAGAGGACAGGTTCTGTAGTTGTTGGTTCATATTTAATGCTTTGTTAATGCTAAATGTTTCAATAAACCGTGCTCTAAAGCGTAACAGCCCTATAAAACAATTAGACAGAGCAGAAAGTTTAGGCGTTAAATATTAAAACCTCTCAAACCcttgatttatttgtgtgtgctaCCTTACATGTTCACATTCAAATTTTCCATTGCCCTTCCCCTGGGCTAGCGCTCACTGTTTgccctgtgttttgtgtgttgcagTCGGGGAGGCAGCGGAAAAAGCCCGTGATGATGCCCCGTGTGGTTCTCACCCCGCTCAAGGTCAATGGAGAGCATGTTTCATCAGGTTAGACAAGTTGTTTTCCCCCTGACATttcttccctcctctctctcccgctaCCCGTCTCCAAGTGCAGCTTGACGGTGCTTTTTATTTCGCGCAGACTCTTAATTGTGTATTGTTGCGGATTTCCTCTGCCGCAGTCTCCCCCCCTCCCTGTATTCCTTCCTGCTGGTGGCCTCTTGTGACTCTCTGGTTAACCTAATCCAGACTTCGGTGCTTTCTGAAGAGGACAGACACTGACCTGTAACCTCTCAGTGCAGGGCCTTTCTAAATCAGTGTCTCTGAGCCTCGTGTTTTTGAAAGCCGCCTCCCTCGTTCCAGCTTCTGAGCCCAGAGGGAACCAGCTTAGTTTctcctcccttttttctttttttttttttttttatttaaaattttaagtttttatttttattaaaacacacacctgtataCTCTTTGCCTGTAgtctctgtggtcttctgctgcACCTCTTCCCTTTCTGGCTAAACTGTGTCATTCCTCATGGTATACTGGAGTGTCTCACCAGCCTCCACCTCAACCCCCCACCTCTGCCCCCAGGAGGCCCAGGGAGGCGCAGGGAAGGCTCGAGGGGGGGTCCAGGCCCCACCCTGCGCACCCGCTCTGAGCGCAGCTGGAAGCGCCCCCAGCACTTCAAGAACATGCGCAGCCTTCGCTCAGGTATCCGGAGTTAGAGAGAAGATGCCCCTCAACCCCCCCTTTTACCTCTGCTCAAACCTCATGCCCCCAAACACTCACCTCATACTCTCCATCCGTGGCCCTGAGATCAACCTCCAATCGCTGCAAGAAGGAGGGCTTCTTGTTACCATTGCATATCAATCATTTATGTCAGTGGAATAAAAGCACAAATTTAGAACCAAGCTGACGAAGTAGCTTAGCGCAGCTCTTATAGCTGCGTAGAAACCCCCAGTCTAGGTGTCTTGTGTGCGCAGTCGCACAATGTTGAAATTCACAGTGTGCTACTCACTGTAATGCTTGGTCTTGGGTTGTTATTGCAAAACACGATTGTGTTGGCTGCTCACTGACTGCTGAAATTCATATTGGCTGTTAACATTGTGCCTCCTCACGGCCTTGGCGGTCATGAAAGTTGGTTGTTGCTAACTGAACATAGACTGTGGTCTGTAAGCCATGGCAAATTCCCTTTGGTCGCTTACTAAAAAGCCCCTCATTGATTAGTGCAAACGAATAACGCTGCGCACTGCTCCGCTGCCACCAACTGAAAGGAACGGAGTTAACATATTAGGGGAGTGTGTTGTGGGTTCAAAGTGGTGACTTCTGACTCAAGGTGTTTGTGTTTTCAGGGCCCATGAAGAGGAACCGGGGCGTGGAGGTGGACTTTGAGACACCAGGATCCATTCTAGTCAACACCAACATCCGTGCCCTCATCAACATGCGAACATTTGCAGCCTTCCCACCGCAttctcagcagcagcttctgcaACTCTTACCTGAGGTTGACCGACAGGTATGGGAACATGccccctttttctttctttttttttccagatcagAACCAGCATTAGCTTGTTTTTTGTCTCCTTTCATAATGGATGCTTGAGTGTCTTTAACATGTAAGCAAAACACTTGATATGGGGTGGCAGTGTGTATTCAGCGCATTGTGGATTATGGCTTCTCTTTCACACTTTGCAAAGGTAATGTGAAAGAAGGTTTGTGTAAAACGTCTCAACTGGTTCTAATCcatacacatttaaatgtatttttagccAATGTGCAGGGATTTAGTACCATGTTGtgataagtaaaaaaaaaattaaaatccaaAAGTATAACTGGGGTATGAAAATTTAAGATTGTGTAGGTCTCCCCTTATGAGCATTATTTTGTATAATTGAACCTTTAACCCCTTGGCTGCTTATGTCTACCGTGCTGTTACTTAGTGCTTGGTGTCTCTTTCCATCTGTAGGTTGGTCCAGATGGTCTTGCTCGTCTCAGCAGCTCTGCACTCAATAATGAGTTTTTCACCCATGCCTCACAGAGCTGGAAGGAAAGGCTTGCTGAAGGTATGGCCTACTGTAGCATTGTCTGGTCCAATTTATGGTGGAATGTTGAACAGATCTTTTTGTTGAATtatgggtttttattatttttttctccctgacTCAGGTGAGTTCACACATGAGATGCAGGTACGTTTCCGACAGGAAatggagaaagagaagaaggtCGAGGCCTGGAAGGAGAAGTTCTTTGAGGAGTATCATGGGCAACGGTGGGAACCATTGACATTATATTCAAATGTTAATGTTCAAGAAATTTTAAAAGCTTAATATGGTGCACAGTGTTTGTGAATAAGTCACATGTCTTAGCAAGCCTAGATTGTGTGTTAAGGAGTTCATTCTATCTGTCAGGTCTGGTTTGACTCGGGAGGAGGCCCTGAAACTGACCGCAAGCGATGCACCAGATGCAGCAGACACAGCAGGCCCTGTTTTGGACAGTGACGCTGCTACAGCGACCACAGGAACGACACCAAAAAGGCGAAGCGTGGGGAGGCGGCGTAGGGAGGGCCGCATGAGGAGGCGGTCTCGGGCAGACCTGCGGCGCAGGGCTCGGCGTACTCTCCGCAAGCCAACACCcgcggcagcggcagcagcagcaacaccaGCTGAAGCCGCGGAGGCTCAGGTTGCCACGGACTCCGTTGCAGgctcctcctcccctctgcCTGACTCTACAGCAGTGCAGGGAGACGATGCCCCGCCCGCGGACTCTGAAGcggaggcagcagcagcagcagcagttcccATGGCCTCTTCTGAAGCAGCACCCTGTTCACCACCTCAGGTGTCCACACCCACTCCAGCCTCCACGGCCTGTAGCGTCGAGCCAGATATCTCTGCCCGGCTGCTTCCTGACGTGCCAGAACCAACTGTTGCCTCCACCTCTTCGCCCTCATCGTCCTCGTCGTCTTCGTCCTCATCGTCATCTCCCTCATCTTCTCCATCGTCGACCTCTGAAACGCAGGGCCCCTTTGTTGCCAGCTCAGATTCatcgtcgtcctcctcttcctcctcttccacgGCTGCCGTGGCCACCGACCCCCTGGACGACGGTGCTTCAGTCATCACCACGGGAACAGCGGGCACCGGTGCAAGCAGCAGGGAGAGCAGCCCTGCTGCCAGCCCGGCCGGACAGGCCAAGGAGCAGAAGAGGAGGCCAGACGAGTCCCAGGCCTTCACCAGCTTTCCCGAGAAGAGGCCGCGTCTCGACGAGTCTCAGTCCTTTCGTAACACAGTTGACTGTGTCCACTCGGAAAAGCTGCAGCCCACAACAGAGGAGCCCAAGGTCCCGCCAATACGGGTATGTCACTTTCGTCATTTGTGTGTTAATGGACTGAATGAATTCAAATGTCTGATAatctgaaaacttttttttttttctctcccaacTTTCCAGATTCAGCTCTCCAGGATCAAACCGCCGTGGGTCAAAGGTGTCCCCACGTACCAGATTTGTCCCCGCATCGTGCCCCCGAACGAGGGGTCGCGGCGCTCCGGCACGGGAGCCCGCACCTTGGCAGACATCAAGGCCCGCGCCAAGGAGGCCCGCGCCCAGCGCGAAgccgctgctgctgttgcagCCACTGGGGACGGGTCAGGGACGAGCGGGGGGAGCGCAGGGAGCAGTTCTGGGGTATCGGATCGCAGCAGTGGGAGGCGGGCCAGAGAGCATCCGGGTCCTATCGAaccgggaggaggaggaggaggaggaggaagaggacgaggacgaggagacCTGGATGAACAGAGCTCGCCTGCGAGCTCTCATTCGTCTGGAACACAACTACAGCTGTTTGCTGTAGAGACTGAGCGGCTGGCGGCTTCCACCCCAAAGACGGCCCCATCGCCGTCCACCTCCTCCAACCCTTCCTTCCCCCCGTCAGAGCCTTCTCAAACGCCCACCCCCTCACCTTCAACAAGGGGCAGCCCGGCCTCACAGGCTCGGACCGAGGAGCTCTGTCCGGAGGAGAAGTCATCCGCCAGTCCCTGTGAGAAGGCCTCTGAGCAGGCACCAGACGCTCCAAAAGAGACGTCCAACAACTCAGAATCTGTTGCTGGTCTCCAGGATGTGGCAGTGGAAGTAGTGGAACCAAATAAGTCCGCCGCTCCTGCTGCTAAAGTAGAGAGTGCGTCGAGTGAGAAATCGCTGGCTCCCACGTCTATACCAGATTCCCTGCCCAGGTTTGGCACCCAAGGCATGGACGTCATCAGGACACGAGCTGTGCTAGCTCAAGCCTGGGACATTGAGTCAGGTGAAGCTTCAGACCTTCGACCGGTATTAGCTGGTGTTATCCAGCATGGGTCAGACCTCAGAGTCAACCAGGACTCATCTACTGTAAGAACTGGGCAGTCGGAGGGACACAAGGAACAGACAGTCAGAGACCGGGAGTCACAAGCCCACAGAAGTAACAATGGGGCTCTGGACGTGAAGAATCCTCATCCTCCAAACCCGGCAGTAGAGGACGACGCCGGAGAACACAGCGATTCCACGGAAACTGCGTCAGACTTTGAGAACGAGACCCAAGAGGATGACCAGGTGGACTGGCCTGGAGCTGTGGACTGTAATGGTGTACAGGTACCAAGTCAAAAGCCACAGAATCAACCCGTCATCCAGAACCCAGGTCATCTGATCGCCTGCACTTTCAGCCCTCCCCCTCAGCACCAGCAACCAGTCATTCAGACGCACAGCTCAGATTCTGGCCAGAGCCAGTCCGTCATTCAGCCTCGCTTCCCGAATGGAGTACAAAACCAGCCAGTGATCCAGTCCCAGACACAACCCCTGATCCGCAGCCATGTCTCAAACCAGGACCACGCCTCCATCAGTGTAGTCCAGAACCCCCCACAGCCTCATCTTTCTCAACTCGAGAGAGACCAGGGCAGGGGCCACCGGACTAATGACTGTAGCGGTGTTGCAAAATCAGTGATCCAGGCGGACGGGGCAGAGGACGTCAAAACCATGAAATCAATCAGTACCGGGGCGGTCAAAAAGCTCCTGGGATCAGCCCGGCCAGTGTCCTCAGTTGAGGCCAACAACCCACTGGTCACCCAGTTGCTCCAGGGCAGCCTTCCCCTTGAAAAGGTTCTGCCTCAGCCACACTCTACCAGCAAGCTGGAGATCAACAGGTTTCCCGGAAGCTCTCCAGGTCCCCAGCCTGGCAGACAGCCTGGTCCTCATGCCCACATCCCTGGACCTCGGTTTAAAAGCCCCTCCGAGAGCACGGGACCTGCAGAATCTGCTGAGTCGGTCGGCCCTCAGAACCAGAACAAAGTGGCGTCAGCCCGGGCCTCCCCAGGTGCCGGCAGAAGCTATGCTTCATCTGTGCTGGGTCCGATGCCATCGCGACTGGTGTGTCTGTTCGAGGAATCTTCCCCAAACAGGGTCTCAACCTTGCAGCAGTATCACTCTCAGCAGCCAGGTGGCACTGTGCCTCCGAGCGCGGTTCCGGTCATCACGTCcctcccctcttcctcctcctcctcctcctcttcaagGCGCCCGTCGGACAGCGCCGCAGCGTACGAGTCAGCGGTGATCAAAGAGCCACCTACACACGGCGGCTCTCCGGAAAAACCCCCCAACAGCTTCCTGCCGCCCCACTGCCGGACCACGCCCGATGGCCCGTCACCCCCTCATGGCGACCTCTGCCCCTCTGAGGTCGTGCCCACGGTCAAGATCAGTTGGCGTCCCACCAAAGCCCAGCCCCAGGCCCCGACCCCTCATTCGCAGctgcaccagcagcagcagctttcCCCCGCCTCCGCTGTGAAGAACGAGATCTCGTCACGCCCCTCTTGCCAAGCTCTTGCCAAAAACGCCCCGGCTGGGACGAGCGGCCCCgcagctgctgcttctgtcGCATCTGTTGTTACCAAAAAGGAGCCGCTCAGCTCCATGGACAACTATCTGAGTGGCGGAGGGGCCATGGAGGGACTGCTCAACATGGAGATGTCCCTTGCCAGGATGGCCAAAAAGGAGCAAGGCAAAAAGGCTTCACCCTCCTCGTGTGCCACCTCCTTCCCTTTCCAGCTGTACGAGAAACTGCCCAAGCTGCAGCAGAGCGGAGGTGGCGGGGTGGGCGGCGTTCTGGCCGGGGGCATGGGTGTGTCGTCCGGCTTCAGCTACACCGCAAACGTGTCCGTAGTGGACGGCAGCGGCTTGTCGCGGGGCATCACGGACGGCGTGCTCCAGCTCCGGCCGCGCAACGGCGGCCAGGGCGCGGCCCTCAGCATCCAAGCGTTTGCGGACAGCGCCCCAGAGGACGTGGCGTTTAAGTGCTCCTGTCGGCTCAAGGCGATGATCATGTGCCAGGGCTGTGGCGCCTTCTGCCATGATGACTGCATCGGCCCGTCCAAACTGTGCGTGTCCTGCCTGGTGGTCAGATAGTCATCATGCGTTCACATGTCACATGACCGGTAGACTTCAAGGCCTGCTTAGACTCTCCTTTCCAACTTGTCGTCAGTGATTTATAACTCTTACAGTATTGAGGACCTGTTGAGAAGATGAATATGGGGcttgaaaataaaaactgaactgGGCCGAACTTATTTTGGCAGAGCTGTACACTAGGGCACTAGGCCTTGTATCATAAATCGGTCTGTATTTTTGTTGCATATATTTTGTATCGTAATGATTATATTATTATCGTcatgatgataataatgatactTGTTATTATGTGAATTTAACTGGCACAGTTCATTGTAAATTGTGCCTTGTTTCTCTTGTTTTCTTTCACAGAAACATTTACCTCATTGTCTTTGACACCATTCATCAGGTTTGTGTGAAAATGGTGGCTATTATTGTTTGCGTTATACTCTTCACCAGTCCTCTATATGCTGAGGGTATTGGGAGGattgttctgtgtgtcttgtcttgcaaagaaatatttttttaaatcattaaactGGCAAActtctttcctttttccccTTGTTGTACatacattcacttttttttttttttttttttttcattttcctatCCAAAGTGAAGTCTGTACTTGGCAGTTAAGCACAGTATTCTATCAAATAAAGCTGGCACTGAGCGGACGAGAAAAGTTCACTTCATACCTGCTGTATACCTCCTTAAAGGCCAAATGTAAGGAATGAAAAGAAGTCAGAAGTGCTTCTTgatgatgcagtgcagaacattttGACTTTAACAAATGTATTAGGAGTTGGTGTAACAGTACATAGCCACACCGGAACCCTCAAGGTGCAAGAGGCcactgaagttttttttttttttgttttttttaaaggttttgtAACTCCATATTAGCAGAGCACTTGAAGGTTATAATTACCTGGACGTCCTATTTATGCAAAACTGCTTTTCAGGCACTCTGAATAGTTTAATACACCGTGGGAGACCTTTCATGTGAGCAatttaattgttcatttttcacaTCAAACTTGAACATGAACAGCAGCGGAGGATACAACTGTTATTCCCCAGTACATACTTGCATTAAAAGGCAAAGTGTCTTCTGCACAACCTAATATCATGTCACAGTGTGACATTATTCCACTGCTGGCTACATTTGGCACAAATGTACTTCGCTGTGGGTATTTTTAGGTCAACAGTATCTCTTTGTccaatatgtttgtgtgtggatttaTCACGTACACAATGCTTATACATCCAGGAAAAGCTGGGTGGTATTGTGCCCAAATCATAACTTAATACTGAATCATTTCAGCATTTGAGTGCACAAGCATTTCTATCTACAGACATTATCAAACTttccaaaatggaaaaaaggtgTTACATGTTATCTGATGCTAATAGGTAAGGAAATTACATTAAACAGAACACATGTGATGGTCTTCAGATGGTACCATACTTCCACCACCTGCCACGTAGATCAGTACAACTGCATTAAGCACCCTACAAAGCCtaccatttaaaaaatgcaaccaAGACAAACTATTTGTTGCCAAGTAGAACACAAATCCCCTGCTGACTAGATAGCTTTTAGTACAACATCAAAATATCTTTTGCACCAGCCAGAGGACACAATTCTTGTCATTTAACTCCAGTGTCAGTCACTGTCCAAGGAAACGTCCAGTTATAGAACATAAATCTTGTTTAGGCACCATCTCTGTGGATTGGTCAGTTTGGTGTATATCCAGGAAGTTGACAAGTCGTCAGCTGTACAATGGTTCTACTGTTAAATGTACATATAGTAGCATATAAAGCTGTATTAGCCATCTTCATAGGGCAGTCCTGTgcttacaaatacattttgaattggAATAAAAATTGTTAGTAATAGCTATGTCATCCAAACATGGCAAGTGGAGAGGTGAGCACAAACTAATGCATTCCAATTCAGATATCAGACCAGAtttgtaattttgtaaaaatggtCTGGGATGAAGGGCCTGTTTCAGCACTTCCATATTGAAAGGAACCAAAATTGTTAGTTAAAGCGAGACTGGAGATCAAACCGTTCTGGAATGCGCGATTCTTTCACCAGCACTAAACATATCTATCCaaggaaagaaacaaaaaaaaactccggATGtctggtaaaataaaataaattaaaaaacgCATACATCGAAGTGCAGCATTTTCAACTGCAGATAATCCCAGGCATTGTCAGTCCTCTGTAGCCCATGCTACAGCTGGATGCTGAGGTCCCTGTCCTCCAGTCTGTAAAAGCTGTATGTAGCACTCTGATTTAAAGAGGGGAATGCACGTTAGAATAAGAGGGAATTCCTACTACATCCAAGCCAACAGATTATGTACAGACCATGAAAGTCACCTTGCCTGGAGGAGAAGCCACACAATGTCTTTTCAATCCCGATCACGAAGACAGAAAACAATGCATGttaggaaaaaaacattactgtatgCTAAAGAAAGCAAGGACCGATGGGGTCTTCTGGAAAGGCTTGAACGGGATCCCTACTTCTCTCTGTAGTAGAGCAGGTACATCTTCAGGGGTTCGGGTAGAGGCAGCCGTAGGATGTTCTCCCTCAGCAGATTGGCTGGTGCCTCCATGAGCAGCACACTACCCTCTCTCCTCCTGGACTCATCTTCCACCTCTCCCACCTCACACTCACCCACCCCATGGcagtcctcgtcttcctcctcatcggTCCCTGATTGGTTGCTGTTGTCATCCATGGGCCCCGGGATGAGACGGCTCATGAAGGCGTAGCGGTTGACCAGCAGGGCAGAGTCTAGGTGTTCCTGTCTGCGTTTGAGTCGCGTGCTGCTCCGTCTAGGCCCTCGCTGAGGCAACGGCCACGTCCCCGATAAAGTCTTCTTCAGGGT harbors:
- the asxl1 gene encoding polycomb group protein ASXL1 isoform X2 — protein: MKDKQKRKKERTWAEAARMVLENFSDAPMTPKQILHVIQTKGLKEMRSGTAPLACLVTMLHSQVRGDRVKNSIFFKLPGRMSLFTLKKNALQWTKSPTATEGADATTATTAATASTTTVGAAEGAEQESCDSTETAAASGENDASVDETSSSASCSTEPQTRSGRQRKKPVMMPRVVLTPLKVNGEHVSSGPMKRNRGVEVDFETPGSILVNTNIRALINMRTFAAFPPHSQQQLLQLLPEVDRQVGPDGLARLSSSALNNEFFTHASQSWKERLAEGEFTHEMQVRFRQEMEKEKKVEAWKEKFFEEYHGQRSGLTREEALKLTASDAPDAADTAGPVLDSDAATATTGTTPKRRSVGRRRREGRMRRRSRADLRRRARRTLRKPTPAAAAAAATPAEAAEAQVATDSVAGSSSPLPDSTAVQGDDAPPADSEAEAAAAAAVPMASSEAAPCSPPQVSTPTPASTACSVEPDISARLLPDVPEPTVASTSSPSSSSSSSSSSSSPSSSPSSTSETQGPFVASSDSSSSSSSSSSTAAVATDPLDDGASVITTGTAGTGASSRESSPAASPAGQAKEQKRRPDESQAFTSFPEKRPRLDESQSFRNTVDCVHSEKLQPTTEEPKVPPIRIQLSRIKPPWVKGVPTYQICPRIVPPNEGSRRSGTGARTLADIKARAKEARAQREAAAAVAATGDGSGTSGGSAGSSSGVSDRSSGRRAREHPGPIEPGGGGGGGGRGRGRGDLDEQSSPASSHSSGTQLQLFAVETERLAASTPKTAPSPSTSSNPSFPPSEPSQTPTPSPSTRGSPASQARTEELCPEEKSSASPCEKASEQAPDAPKETSNNSESVAGLQDVAVEVVEPNKSAAPAAKVESASSEKSLAPTSIPDSLPRFGTQGMDVIRTRAVLAQAWDIESGEASDLRPVLAGVIQHGSDLRVNQDSSTVRTGQSEGHKEQTVRDRESQAHRSNNGALDVKNPHPPNPAVEDDAGEHSDSTETASDFENETQEDDQVDWPGAVDCNGVQVPSQKPQNQPVIQNPGHLIACTFSPPPQHQQPVIQTHSSDSGQSQSVIQPRFPNGVQNQPVIQSQTQPLIRSHVSNQDHASISVVQNPPQPHLSQLERDQGRGHRTNDCSGVAKSVIQADGAEDVKTMKSISTGAVKKLLGSARPVSSVEANNPLVTQLLQGSLPLEKVLPQPHSTSKLEINRFPGSSPGPQPGRQPGPHAHIPGPRFKSPSESTGPAESAESVGPQNQNKVASARASPGAGRSYASSVLGPMPSRLVCLFEESSPNRVSTLQQYHSQQPGGTVPPSAVPVITSLPSSSSSSSSSRRPSDSAAAYESAVIKEPPTHGGSPEKPPNSFLPPHCRTTPDGPSPPHGDLCPSEVVPTVKISWRPTKAQPQAPTPHSQLHQQQQLSPASAVKNEISSRPSCQALAKNAPAGTSGPAAAASVASVVTKKEPLSSMDNYLSGGGAMEGLLNMEMSLARMAKKEQGKKASPSSCATSFPFQLYEKLPKLQQSGGGGVGGVLAGGMGVSSGFSYTANVSVVDGSGLSRGITDGVLQLRPRNGGQGAALSIQAFADSAPEDVAFKCSCRLKAMIMCQGCGAFCHDDCIGPSKLCVSCLVVR
- the asxl1 gene encoding polycomb group protein ASXL1 isoform X1; translated protein: MKDKQKRKKERTWAEAARMVLENFSDAPMTPKQILHVIQTKGLKEMRSGTAPLACLVTMLHSQVRGDRVKNSIFFKLPGRMSLFTLKKNALQWTKSPTATEGADATTATTAATASTTTVGAAEGAEQESCDSTETAAASGENDASVDETSSSASCSTEPQTRSGRQRKKPVMMPRVVLTPLKVNGEHVSSGGPGRRREGSRGGPGPTLRTRSERSWKRPQHFKNMRSLRSGPMKRNRGVEVDFETPGSILVNTNIRALINMRTFAAFPPHSQQQLLQLLPEVDRQVGPDGLARLSSSALNNEFFTHASQSWKERLAEGEFTHEMQVRFRQEMEKEKKVEAWKEKFFEEYHGQRSGLTREEALKLTASDAPDAADTAGPVLDSDAATATTGTTPKRRSVGRRRREGRMRRRSRADLRRRARRTLRKPTPAAAAAAATPAEAAEAQVATDSVAGSSSPLPDSTAVQGDDAPPADSEAEAAAAAAVPMASSEAAPCSPPQVSTPTPASTACSVEPDISARLLPDVPEPTVASTSSPSSSSSSSSSSSSPSSSPSSTSETQGPFVASSDSSSSSSSSSSTAAVATDPLDDGASVITTGTAGTGASSRESSPAASPAGQAKEQKRRPDESQAFTSFPEKRPRLDESQSFRNTVDCVHSEKLQPTTEEPKVPPIRIQLSRIKPPWVKGVPTYQICPRIVPPNEGSRRSGTGARTLADIKARAKEARAQREAAAAVAATGDGSGTSGGSAGSSSGVSDRSSGRRAREHPGPIEPGGGGGGGGRGRGRGDLDEQSSPASSHSSGTQLQLFAVETERLAASTPKTAPSPSTSSNPSFPPSEPSQTPTPSPSTRGSPASQARTEELCPEEKSSASPCEKASEQAPDAPKETSNNSESVAGLQDVAVEVVEPNKSAAPAAKVESASSEKSLAPTSIPDSLPRFGTQGMDVIRTRAVLAQAWDIESGEASDLRPVLAGVIQHGSDLRVNQDSSTVRTGQSEGHKEQTVRDRESQAHRSNNGALDVKNPHPPNPAVEDDAGEHSDSTETASDFENETQEDDQVDWPGAVDCNGVQVPSQKPQNQPVIQNPGHLIACTFSPPPQHQQPVIQTHSSDSGQSQSVIQPRFPNGVQNQPVIQSQTQPLIRSHVSNQDHASISVVQNPPQPHLSQLERDQGRGHRTNDCSGVAKSVIQADGAEDVKTMKSISTGAVKKLLGSARPVSSVEANNPLVTQLLQGSLPLEKVLPQPHSTSKLEINRFPGSSPGPQPGRQPGPHAHIPGPRFKSPSESTGPAESAESVGPQNQNKVASARASPGAGRSYASSVLGPMPSRLVCLFEESSPNRVSTLQQYHSQQPGGTVPPSAVPVITSLPSSSSSSSSSRRPSDSAAAYESAVIKEPPTHGGSPEKPPNSFLPPHCRTTPDGPSPPHGDLCPSEVVPTVKISWRPTKAQPQAPTPHSQLHQQQQLSPASAVKNEISSRPSCQALAKNAPAGTSGPAAAASVASVVTKKEPLSSMDNYLSGGGAMEGLLNMEMSLARMAKKEQGKKASPSSCATSFPFQLYEKLPKLQQSGGGGVGGVLAGGMGVSSGFSYTANVSVVDGSGLSRGITDGVLQLRPRNGGQGAALSIQAFADSAPEDVAFKCSCRLKAMIMCQGCGAFCHDDCIGPSKLCVSCLVVR